In Ovis canadensis isolate MfBH-ARS-UI-01 breed Bighorn chromosome 15, ARS-UI_OviCan_v2, whole genome shotgun sequence, the genomic stretch TCAGCAACGAGAGTTCCGGGCCCGGATCTGACTGGGTTCGGGAGCAAGGGTGGGCAGGAGCTgtctgcagcatgccgggccaaAGAGAGGGCAGACAGTCACCCAGGAGCACAAATCTGCATTTCGGCAACAGGGATTAGAGGAGAAAAAGCAGATTTTCGTGTCGGCGCAGCAGTGTTCTAACAGTGCCCCCAATCGGGTGGATCGTATTCTTCCTGTGCGTCCCCAAAGCCCTAGGCCATCCCAGTGACAGCTGCTTGGGGTGGCAGTGGACTCCACCGGGGGTCCACTCCCTGGAAGGTTCCCCGCCCAACCCTCCCTACCAGATGGCCAGCTCCTTGCCCTCTCGTAAACACATTCCTGATATACCAAGAGCTGCCCGCACTTCTCTAGCCCAGGGTCCTGGCCTTACCATGCCGTCGGAACAGTTGGAGCGCGGACTGGAAGCGTCCGAGTCGCCGCTGTAGTGTTCGCCGCTGCGGCCGGGGGGCAACGGGCCAGGCGCGTAAAAGGCAGCGGCAGCGCCGGGAGGCGCGGCGTCCTGGTCGCGAAGCAGCGCCTGCAGGCCTTCGATATAGCGGATTGCGTTGCGCAGGATCTCCACCTTGGGCAGCCGCTGGTTTGGGTTGCTAGACGTGCAGCGTTTGAGCGTCTCGAAGGCCTCGTTGACTTTGCTCAGGCGGCGCCGCTCGCGCATGGTAGCAGCCTTGCGGCGGTCGGCGTTAGTCGTCTTGCGTTTGCACGCCTTGCAGGCCCACAGTAAACAGCGGCCCGCCTGGTGGTGCCCGCTGGGCGCGCGCACATGTTCGTCCTCGCGCGCGCCCGGGGCCGGGTGCGCCGCTGCAGGGAAGTGAGAGTGTTCCTCCGGCTTCAGGAGCGCGCCCACGTGCACGAGGCGCGGATCCAGGTCCTCGAAGAAGCGCAGATCCGGGGAGTCGAAACACGGGTCATCATAGAAGTCATCCGCTGTTGCAAAGTTGCAGAGAGAGCCGTCGGGGCCCGTCAAGTCTACGTCGCGGAGCGGCGGCGACAGCAGCTCCATATCCCGGCGTGGGGCGGCGCGGTCCTGGCTTTGCCCAGCCTCAGCGGCAGCGGCAGGGGTTGCCAGAAACTTACTGCGGTTCTGGAGCCCCGGCAATGAGAGAGCAAAGCACTGAGGGTCTGAATGTATAACCAGCTGTTCCTCACCCTCCCCGGTCCTGTCCCGCCTGAGGGACGGACGGCGAGGAGAGCCGCGGCAGCGCCCTGAGGCCTCCCCACCCCTACCTtcacaccaggctcccagggctatTTATCCCGTAGTAGCCTAAGGGCCCCCGAGCCCCAGCTAGCGGCTAGGGGCGGGGGCGCCCGAGGCCAATAGGAACAGAGCAGGGAGGAGCTTGGGATCCCCAGGGTGGCAGCTGGGGCCAGAGACTGGCCAGCCCCCTACCCCTTGACACCCGCGCGCGAGCGCTCGGGCCCCTCCCCAGGCGGGGAGGAAGGCAGAGGCTGGCAGCCCAACGCAACTGCACTTGGCTCCCGGGCACACTCTTTCCAAATTTCTCCAGCCCTGGACTCCTCGTGTTTCCGGGGGAAACGCTGGCAACGCGCGCTTACCTTTGGGCTGACTTTGGGGTCCCCTTGGTCCACTGATTTGTGGGGACCCAGGAGCAGGATAGGGGTAGAAATCAGATCGGGAGAGATTTGGAAAGAGACACACTGCGATAAGGCAGAGGTACACTCAAAGCTAAGTTAGTGAGACGGTGAGGGGGTAAACCCAAGAGGCATTGAGAGACATTAAGAGAGCAGAAAGCTAGAGTCAGAGGCAGGAAGATGAGCAACGAGAAATGAGACTCAGTCCAAGTGGGGGAACCTGAGACTGAACGTTGCCGTTGTACCACTTGGCCAGCTCCTGCCAAGGGAATCACTCAGAGGGTCGCGGGCCCATTTTCTCTGCTCGCTTGGAAACCCAGCCGCATCTACACAGGAGTCGATGATCGCTGCCAAAGCTTCGTGCCAATCTCTCCAAACTCAGGGCCTGTCCCAGTCTGAAGGGAAGGAGACAAACTTCTGCCCAATTCAACCTGCGCGTTTCCGCAGGGAGATGTCCAGTGCGGGTCTCAGCCGCGATGTCTCTTCTgctggggaaaaaagggaaagttcATTGCACAAAGGCTTAGAACGCCGAGACCACCTGAGAACCTGACTTCAGGGTGGAGTCTTTGAGAGCGGAGTTTGCAGACCAATGAGCAGAACCCCACAGTTCCCTGTGTGATTTTGTGGAAGTCACATCtccttctgaacctcagtttccccactttGTAAATCTGAGGATATTAATAGCGATCTCTCAGAGTGATTGCAGGGTTGAGGGGGTGGGGCGGTGAGAATCTAAAGAGAGCGAAGATGTGGAAGCCCTCAGTCCGAGGTGCAAGGATATACTAACAAGAGGGCTTGCTTCTGTCGTTGACACCAGCTGGACAGCTGGAAGTTGTGCTTCTTATAGCCCTCTCCGCTGTCAGCTGGGGCACTGAGCTCCTATGGAGGCCAAGGTAGTCTTAGGGCTAGGCTCCTGTGAAGGTCTCAGGGCATTTCTCCCCAGCCAGGACCAcggactgctactgctgctgctaagttgcttcagtcgtgtctgactctgtgcgaccccagagacgacagcccaccaggctcccccgtccctgggattctccaggcaagaacactggagtgggttgccatttccttctccaatgtatgaaagtgaaaagtgaaagtgaagtcgctcagtcgtgccaactcttagcgaccccatggattgcagcccaccaggctcctctgtccatgggattttccaggcaagagtactggagtggggtgccattgccttcttggcAGGACCACGGGAGAGACTAGTAATAGAAGGAAGAGGCAGCCTGGAACTCTGGAACTCTGGCTCTCTCACAAGCTCTGGGGTGGGCTCCCTCTCCAGTCCTGTAGGGTGGCTCAGCCTCTTCCTGGAACTTCAGTCCACACCTTCCTCTCCACACCTGGGCTAGAGATCTCTTGGACCAGACACCTCTACTGGGTCTCTCCCCCTGGAGCCCAAAGATATAAGCAAGAGTGATCCTTGTTCCTTTCCCACTAACTTCTGGAAGCTGTCCACTGTCCCTCTGTGCTCTGAGAATTTagtccttctcttctcttctggagCCCTATCTTCTTTACTTCTCTGCCACTTCTACACCTCTGGCACTAGTAGTGCCGAAGGTCCCCCTTTAGGAAGTGCTCACCTCCTCTCACTCCATAGCAccatcttcatttattcattcagcacacCTCATGGAGTGTCCACTGTGTACCAAATACTGGTCTAGGTGTTGGGGATACAGCAATGAACAAAATCAAGGCTCTGCTCTCATGGTGCTCACACTGTAGGGTTAGTTGGcagataataaacaaataagcaagGAAATGTATGATGTCAGGAGGTTATAAGTtcaatgaaggaaaataaagcaagacAGGGAAAAAAGTGATGGAAATTATTTCATTATGTGGAGTGGTCCGGGAAGACCTCTCTAGCTTGATTCCATTTGAGCAGAGACCAGACTGAAGGGAGGGCAGAAGCAGCTATCTGGAGTCAGATAGAAGGAAGAGCATGTGCAACGGTCCTGGGAAAGGACTGTTCATCAGCTTTAAAGTACATGAAGGAGGCTGGTATATCTGAAGCAGAGTGAGAAAATGTGAGAGTGGTAAGATATGGGGTCAGAGAGGGAGCAAAGGATTTGTATTCTGAGATGGAAAGTCACCAGAAAGgttgagcagcaaagaattaCATTTTAACAGGAGCAAGCTGGCTATGGAGGGCAAAGGCGCAGCAGGGAGACCAACTAGGAGGCCACTGAAATAATCCAGGTGAGTGGTGATTGTGGCTTAAATCTGGGTGGTCATGGTGCTGACCACTGGAATGGAATCTTCAcagtttctttgtgattggaTGTAGGCAAGAGAAATTTGGATGACTCCtggaagaatggaattggagaaGAGCAGGATTGTAGGTGGCAGACCCAGAGTTCAGGATGGCACAATATTTGAAATGCATTTTCAACATCCAGGTAGAAAGGTCGAGTAGGGAGGGGGTTTATGAGGCTGGAGTGTCAAAGGGGAGGTCTAGGCCCATGGGTAGCCTGACCATGCCACCTCTAAGACATCGCTCAAGTCTCTGCATCTCCACTGTAACCATTCTGGACTACACTGCCACACTGCTGGCCTGGATGCCCTCCATAGCCTCCTGGTTCCTCCTCTCACTTCCACTCTTGTCTCAGTAGGATCCATTCAATACACAGCGGCTTGAATAATCTTTTAAACATGTACATGGGATTATATTTCTGTCCTACTTCAAATTCCATAAAGCTTCccattgcattttaaataaactatCATCTCCTCACCTGGGCTATCAGGCCCTACATGAACTGGCCTTAGCCCATCTCTGCAGTTGCGCCTGGACCCACCATCCCCTTCGATCATTCAGTGCTAGCCTGACCTTCTTTCCTGTCTGCCAACACTCTGAGCATGGTCCTACCTTGATGCTTTATACTTGCTGCTTCTCTGCCAAGCCCTTCCCAAGACTGGCTGCTTTTTATATAtcaggtctcagctcaaactCGCCTGCTTGGGATATCTCTGACTATCCTCTCTATGGTAGCTGAGTCACGTCACCCTGCTCATTTTCTTCTTAGCACAGCCACTCTTAACTTCTTAGTTGGTTCGTTCATTGATTGATGTGGCCCCAAGAAGTCAAGGATGCTTTGTTCACCATGGTATACTCTGAAACCATCAGAGTGGCTGTCACATAGTAGAAACTTGATAAATGTCAAATGATTGAATGGGTGGCCTCATAGCCTTGAGTCTCTATGCATATATTTGAACATCTTGAAAAGTGTCATTAATGAGGCTGCATGTATTTCTTCTGAACAAGATTGTCGCATACACGATTAGACGTTCATGCTGGGTCACTCTTCCCAGGAAAGACTCAGGTCCATCTGCCTGAAGAATGATCTTTAGTTCATCAAATATGCATGGCCTGCTGCAATATTGTCATAGCATACTATAGGAACATTTGGTGCTTATAATAAACTTGAGTCTTTTCCTTTGACTTAAATTTACAATGAGGAATGTGAATAGTTATCATATTAGTAATTTAGtttgaaataaatgtttcttcccACTGGTTCAAGCCTCAGCAGAATGCCTggcacactgtgtgtgtgtgtgtctgtctgtgtgtctgtgtgtgtacatgtgtgtgtgctcatgtgtgtgtgctcagttgtgtttgactctttgagaccccatagactgtagcccacaggcccctttgtccatggaattttccaggcaagaatactggagtgggttgccatttcctcctccaggggatctttccaacccaaggaatgaacccaggtctcctgcgttggcaggcagattctttaccactgcaccacctgggaaggtaggcacatagtaggcactcaataaatgtttcttggaTAAATGAATCAAAGTCTTTAATTGAAGGGTACCATGAGATTTCCAGGTAAAGCTCTTCAAGCCATTTATTCATGCAGATCTGGATTCTTCTCAAACCTGAGCaagcaaagaaaacacagaaatatattaGATTCTGACACTTAAACGATCAGAActttgctttttgtgttttgCATTCATAAAAACCACCTCAGGGCTGTCATCAAGGTGCCTTTACAATAAGTAAATGTTGCATGTTCAAACTTACCAaacacatttaatattttatctcttttggCTTAGAAATCTAAACTCCATTGACAGTTTTTGACTTGATTTGTAGCTTCATCTTCTCTGGAAATTAGAAAGCATGGTTTTAAAATGCATACACATTCTGGGGGTATGATGCCATTTTTCTATTAGACTTCCAAGTGGGATTTTGTTTGCAGCAAGTCTTTGGCTGCTTGAAGAGCTTGGGAAATACTGAACTTGGTGACCTTTACAGACCTTTCCAGGGCTGGCCCCCATGCCTGCTTGGGGTCACTCTCTTGGACATGCCACCACATCTTTTGGCAAAGGTTTGCCAACACCACCATCCCATCCCTGTTGCAAAAGATTAGGGAGAAATGTGTCTGCCCAGGGACCTCGGACCTTTTAGTTGTAGTGCTGGCTTGggggcagagagggaaaaagatgtCAAGTCTGGAAGCAGAAAGAGTCCAAGCTCTTACATTGTAGAGTCTAGTCAAGGACTTGTTTTGGGAGAGGCCAACAGCAACGGACTGGGGGACCTATGGAGTGGGCTTCCCCCAGTACCTCTCCTTCCATCTCAGGGCTAAGCAGAGTGGTGGGCAGTGTGGTCTGGAGCAAGGGCACACCTCATCCTGCCCGAGTTTGCTTCTGGTCTTTACAATGAGGGGCTCCTTTggcagcagggagggagggagggctctcttctctctccacccTTTCCAGTCCTCCCTCCTCAATTCCCTTGGCCTGCCTGCCTGCGGCTATAAATGGAGAGCCGGCCTCTGGGCAGGAATGCATGCCTGGCTGGGCCCCACAGAGTTGCACCCTCAGGGAGCAGCCAGCTCCAGGGCACCCGGcagcctttatatatatatagcctctGGAAACCCAATCCAGCCTACACCTGCCCCGGTCTTCAAGCACCCTGCCCTTGCCCAGGCTGGACCTGTGGCCTCTTCCCCCGGGGCTGGCACAGGCCATGTATCTGCTGGGGGAGGGCACAAGACACAGGGTCAGGGGGTGAACACAGGAGCGGGCCAGGTGGGGGACAGCCAGCTTCAGatctcctctgcctcccagctTCCCCTTCCTGCCCCTGGATCCACCTCGATAACCCTGTTCTGTCTCTGCCAATGAGATCCCTAGTCCTGAACTGAGGCCAGTCTGGGTTGAGGACAGTAATAGATGTGGTCCTAGATTCACGGCAGGGTCCCAGAGATCCTCCACAGGTGGCCGTATTTCCCACTTTACCCTACTCCCCAGCCTCCCACATACAAACAGGGCTTGGGAGTCTAGTAGTTGAACTGGGAGTTGGAGAAAAGGGGTGCAACTGGGAGTTGGACAGGGAAGGGGACAGGGAGACCACAAATGATATCCTGCACCCCCTCGTGTGCAGGGTGGGACTTCATGGAGTGGTATGCGCACAGTGGGGCGTATGCCCAGTGCCGGCCATCCGCTCTGTGCTTCgttcactcattcagcaaatatttacacaGCACCTTCTGTGCCAGGAAGTATAAGCAGAGAACAAACCCTGCCCTCGTGGAGCTGACAGTCTAACAGGCAGACTAAACAATAAGCACTCTAATAAGTAAATCATGGAGTAGGTTAGGAGGCACAGAGATTTTGAAAGCAGAGCAGGGTGAGTGGACCTGGGGCGCCAGGGCAGAATTAAACAGAGGGGTCAGGTTGACACAGTGACATTTGAGCGAAGAGGTAAAAGAGGCTTGGGAGCCAGCCTCATGCCCATCTGGGGAAGAAAGTTCTGGGTGGGGAGAACAGATCACCGTTGAGCATCTTCTCTAGGATAACTGCCTCCGCCAGAAGCAGATGATTCATTGAGGAAGAGACAGGTGTGGCTTCCACTGTTCTAGGAGCCCTTGGCCTGAATGTCTGATGCTGTGTACGCAGGCTAAGGGTGAGAGGGTGGCGTGAGATGGGGCTTGGGGATGGCTTGGATGGGTGACATAATGACAGGGTGAGGTGAGGATGTGATGCTTTGTTCACACAGAAACACGTGTACCAGGCGTTGCGTGTTGACAGAGTAGGTGGAAGGCTTGGGAGAGAGCTTGGCactgaggggagggaagggcatGTCTCCCCACAGGCTGCACAGATTTTCACCCTGCCTACCCCAACTCACACCGGGGCCAAGCGCACCTCGCTGCACACACACCTCAGTCTCTGGgtatccctcccacctccaggtTCTTCTCCAAGCCCTGAGAAGCCAGGGAAGGGAAATTAATGGGAGCCCTGACTGTTTAACTGAGGCAGGGAAAGCTGAGGCCCAGATTCTGAACCGCTGATGCTTGGCTTCTGGAAAGACCTACGGATTTCACTCATACAGTCTCTTGCCCTTCAAGCTTATCCTTAATGTAATTAAAGCCTTTCTCAGTCACACAGGTGAGCACAGAGGTCTTCATGGACCCAGGTTCCTGAAGTCTGAAGTACAAACTTGCTCTGGTTTACTAAACTGCACAAATAAGGTGACAAGAGCTTAATGACCAGAGGTGCTAATGCAGGCAGGGTTCTGGAAGGTGCTAATTAGCCTTCCAGGCTGAGTGCTTTAGGCTCCTGGGGTGAGAAGAACTTCATGAAAGGAGAGTTCACCATCCTCACCGAATATACtctcaaaaataatttctaaaatgcaaatttaactTGAAGCATCACAGATTTAAGTCAGGCACAAGAAATAATATTATCAAAGTATGCGCATCGTCCTTGCGCTAAGATGGTGTGGATGCTGCAGAAGGTCGAGGAAGAGGCCTCTCCAAGTCACCCTCCACTCTGTGCACGTAAGGATCTGTGAAAAACCagatgtctgtctgtctcctctgCCTATGACAGCCCACAGGAGGGCCAAGGACAGAGCTGCCAGGCGCGTTTCCTCGGAAGGGCCGTTGCCCTCACTGCCGTCCCTCCATGCATCTATGGACACCAAGGACATCTGTCGCACCGCGTGCACCTCACACCCCATGGACACCTCAGTCACACTCTGGGCACATCTCACACAGCATGTACGACTCACATTCTGTCTGTATCTCCCACCCCATGCCCACCTCATACATCTGTATATCCTATATAGAGGGCGTATCGTCTACACTGTGCATGCTTCTTACACTCATTACACATCATATTCAATGTGTATACCTCACACTCCATGTATACCTCACAAACACGTATACCTTATACACTGTGCACACCAACCTTATGGAACACTCCTGTGTCCCACATGCTTGTATTCTAGGCCAGGTACAACTATACCTTGGATACATCACAGACTTAAGGTtgcatagcatcactgactcaatggacatgaacttgaacaaactccTGAAGACtccaaagaagcctggcatgccgtcgtccacaggattgcaaagagttggacacaacttagccaccgAACAACAACATCTGTACCTTTGTCTCAGTGTAAACACTTGTCTCCACCTATGTACCTGGAATTCCCCTACTCCATCGAGGAAAAAAGATACTAAGTGGGCGTATTGGCGGTGGCATCCATCTTTTTCCTGCAGTTTCTACTTTGAACTTTTTAAGCTGAGTCTTCCTGCTGAGAGAAGGTCAGGCCTCCATGTCAGGGTTGAGGAGGAGCAGCTCAGGGCCGAGGGAAGAGCTAGCGATGGGGGGCCCGGCCATAGGGCCGGCACACGTGGCAGGATCCAGTGGGCAGCTGTGGGGTCTGGGGAGGGGCCTCAGTTCCTCCCCACAATCCCGTTGCCTCCTCTCTGCCTAATCAGCCCACCTGCCAGCCTGGGGGCTCCACGGAACCAGGATTAAGGCACACACAGCCGCTGGGCTCCAGGGACAGACACCAGCTgctgcccccagcagctgccccaGGCACACGCCTCTGAGGGGAGGTCGGGCGCCTGGGGGAGGCCTGATTCTCTCCCCCAAACCTGCCCACCCTTGGCCAGTGGCGCCCAGGACAGGGGTTTCCTGGCAGAGACAGACAGCAGAGAGCCTCATGACTGGTACCCAGGCTGCCCTGGACATCTGTCATCTGTCTCTGCCCTACATCCTGCCCTGCTTCATGAAGCCTCCTCGATTCCTGTCTCCCCTTTAGTTTGGGCAAGAGATTTATGGCCCAGGTGCCCCAACCGGCCTACCCTTCCCTCCATTCCTCCATAAGCAGCCACTCTGGTTGCAGGCTCCAAGCTGGGCAATGCAGCAAGATCTGAAGCCGATTCAGACAGGGTCTCTGGGAGTTCCATCAAGTGGGAGGAGGAAGACTCATGAGTGAATCCTCAAAACACCCCTGAAAGGGGTAAGGAACTCTCCTGTGGATAGCTGTGAAGACTGCCCCAATGAGGATGTGTGGGAATACTTCTTCCTGAGGTGTTGGAGGGTAAGCAGAGTTGCCCAGTAGGATTACTGAAGGGAACAACATTCTAGGCTTAGAGACCAGCCCAAGCCAGGCCAGAGGATGTCCCCATGTGGCTGACAGACACTATCTGGGGTTCCTCTGGTCATTTGACACCTGTGGTCTCAGACCCCCCAGAAGGATAAATGGGCCCCCCTTCTGAGGTGAAGCCCACTAGTTTCCCAGGTAGGACAATGGGTGCAGTCGTGGGCAGAGAGTTGTGTAAGGAGGGCTTGCAGGAAGAGGACAGCGAGTTTGTGCAGAAAGAGAGGCTGGACTGGAGCCCAAACCAGAGTGTTTGCTGTGCTTGGGGTTGCCCAGCCCTGAATCCTTCCACACCCCTACTTGGGGCTCACTCTCTGGACAAGGAGAGAGACATTGGCCTCCTGTCTCTACTCTCATTCAGGGAGGGGTCTGGCCAGGGGTCCCTGCCTGcttggcctccctgcctccctatTGGGGCTCCCTTCTTGGCATGCAGAGCAGAGGCCTTTCCTTTGATCTGTCCGCTGGCCCAGCGGGGCGGGGGTGAGTGAAAGGGAGCCCTGCGTGAGGGGGATGCTCAGCATAGCTGTGGAAGTCTGTTCCTCAGACTGGAAAGGCAGTTAACATGAGGGTCCCCACTGCAAGGAGCACTGGGGGGCCATGAATGTCAGTCCTCGGCTTTGCTTGAAGGTGTGGCGTGCCTTCTCTCAGGCCCTGCCTGAATGTGGCCTTGGAGAATATGATGCTGCTCTTCCTTGACACAGAGGCTGGGTCACTGGTGCCTGGAGCTGTGCTCCCAGCACCTCCACTGGACTTCCAACGGACAAAGACTCAAATGCCGGCCCTGCCCCTCACTTCCCTTGGGGGAAGTCACtttccttctctgagtctcaCCTTTCTTAGCTGTCAAACGTGACTACTCCTGGTGCCCATCTCTCAGGATTGTAACGGATCAATATGCCAAGGCTTGTGGCATCCTTGAGTGAGGCCCATCTCACGGTGCTCAGTAGGGGCTTGGGAATTATTTTTGCCTGGCGAGCTCTCCCTTTGGATGGAAACTCTGAGTAAGCAGAGGGTGGGGTGAGGATGGGGCAGTGTGGGGGCTGGCCTGGTTATTCTGGGCTCTGAACCTTTTGGAGCCGGGGGCCATGGCGGGCACAAGGCTGCTGGAAACGTGGGGAACCATATAGCCGTGAAGCCTTGTCTGCCGCAGTGGGTGTCGCTGCCTCCACCGTGCACATGGGCAGCCTGCCAGTCGCCCCCAAACAAAGCCTGGCCCGGGGAGGGGAGCAGAGTAGGCTGATGACAGATGCAGCGAGGCTGGTGCgggcagggcggggtgggggggagcgggggctgggagaggccagaggaggcagCTCTGTGGAAGGCAGCCCTGGAAAAGGCTGGGGTCCAGCAAAGTGCCCAGCTCAGTGGCCatggccctgccccaccccaacaCCAGTAACAACATTCATCCCTGCTGTATAGTGTAGAAATCTGAGGCCCAGGGTTCTAGGCAACTTGTCCAGGGCTCACCAAGGCTTAGCTATGGAGGCCCTGGGTAGGgaactctggtctcctggttCTACACATCTGGCCAGCTCTTGGAAGCCCAGATCTTGGAGACAGGGGAAAGGATTTGATGGCTTCTTGAGGACCCTTTATGCCCAGGATTCTCTGAATAGATAAGGATGAATTTGCCCCCACTTCATGCCCTCTAAGCAAGGACACTCCCATATGCTGGGCATGGGCAATTGTAAGGTCACCAGGGGCTGACATTGATTTGGTTTCTCTGTGGTCAAAAGGTGGCCACCTTTGCCCTGACATCTGACCTCTGATCTGCCAGGCTCAGAAGTCTCTAGTCTCACTGTCCCTCCTTAGCTGATTGGGCTTGGGGGCTCAGTGGCTTGTCCCAGAggccagggaggtggggagaacaTGGGAAGAGACATCTGGGCTTGGGGTCATGCTGGACCCATCAAATATGCTCCCTGTCCACTcagcccctcctctgcctcttATTCCCTCCCTAACCAAaattccttcttcttcctttttttttttttttacagttttttgaaATTATGAATAACTTCAAATGTAGAAAGAGACATAGCAGTGTAAAGAGCCTGGCTACCAGCTCTGACAACCATTAGCTCATATCCAAAGCTGACCTGTTCGTGCACTGTCCCCTTTTTCCCCTCCTGTCGTGGAACAAATTTCAGACATTATATCATTTCACTTGTGCATATCTGATTATGTATTTCTAAAAGATCAGAACTTTTGTTGTCATAAGCACAATACCATCAGGCTACTTAAAAAATTGATAGTAACTCCTTTTACCACCAAATATCCAAACAATAATCAAATTTCCAATTATCTCAGATacgtttttatttgtttatttgtttgcttgacCCATGATCCAAATTGGGCTTACACATTGTGATTGGGTCATCTTTTTAAGCCCCTGTAAATCTAACTTCAAtatctttcttcctttgtaatttattaattgaaaaacaaaacctcGATTTTTTAGGGAGttctccggtggtccagtggttaggactgggcACTTCCACTGTTGTGGTccagctcaatccctggttgggaagtaagatcccacaaccCTTGCGGCGTGGCCAAACAAAAGCTGGGGTTTTTGTCCTGCAGAGTTTCCTATAGTCTGGAGTTTCCTGATTGCACCTCTGTGgcatatgtttgtttgtttgttttgttgctgttttgtttacTAATATAATTTTTAGACTGAAACACAACCAGAAGCCTGCATTTTCCAGATTTCCTTGCAGCTATCTGTGGCCATGTGAGTAAGTTCTGAATGGAACTTTCACATATGAATGGAAGGACTTTGTAAGCAACTTCTTGGTTATGacttctcctttcctcctccccatTGGTTGGAATAAGGGTGAATGACAGGAGCTGGAGTGGCCATCTGTGTTAGATTAATGGGCCACCAAAGACATCCCTTTTCTAATCTCCAGAACCTGTGGATCACATGGCATAGAGGACTTTTCAGGTGTGATTAACTTAGAGATCTTGATAGGGAGATATTCCTGCATTCCCTAGGTGAGCCCAAGGTAATCACAAGAGTCCATAAAGGAAAAGGCAGAAgcaggaaatcagagaagaagaCTGGTTACAGAA encodes the following:
- the MYOD1 gene encoding myoblast determination protein 1 gives rise to the protein MELLSPPLRDVDLTGPDGSLCNFATADDFYDDPCFDSPDLRFFEDLDPRLVHVGALLKPEEHSHFPAAAHPAPGAREDEHVRAPSGHHQAGRCLLWACKACKRKTTNADRRKAATMRERRRLSKVNEAFETLKRCTSSNPNQRLPKVEILRNAIRYIEGLQALLRDQDAAPPGAAAAFYAPGPLPPGRSGEHYSGDSDASSPRSNCSDGMMDYSGPPSGARRRNCYDRAYYSEAPNEPRPGKSAAVSSLDCLSSIVERISTESPAAPALLLADAPPESSPGPQEAAAGSEVECGTPAPSPDTAPQGLAGANPNPIYQVL